AACTGAGCAAAAAAGCTGAAACTGATTTCATCATAACTGATGTCTTTGCCCTGAAGGATTCAGTCACGAAGAATAAGATAATACCAGCTGCAGGACTGGAGGCCAAACTGAAGCAGTACAGGCTTCCTAAGAACTATGTGAGCAATGATGGTACTCTCATGGAACAGTGGAGGCTGATCACATCTGGACAGCGAAGAAATGCAGCTGATGtttctccaccatctgccaatACTAACGTGATTCCATGCTATCCACCACCATCCTACAGGGACTATCAGGAGCCACAAGGGATAAATCTTTCAGTGCTTGGAGTTAATTACccaatgaaccaaaacctgttcTCATATTTGAGTCCCGGGATCACTCCAAATGCAACAACCCCTGCCCAAGTGGCTCACCTGCCTTTCCTAGCCTCATCTCCTCAGTTAGTCCATCCTCACTCTGGGCATTTACAATCAACACATCTTCCAGAAAGATCTCCAGCCCCATCAAGATTCTTCTACCCACTTTTGTTCGAACACACATTCAGTTCATTAGGGAACAAGGTGACAACAGACAAAGAAAACCAGGAGCGAACAAATTCCACATCTCCGAGCATTCTTCCAACTCAACCACGCGATATTCCCAATAAAACCCTTTTGCGTAAGGTCCCTGCTCTGAGGCCTCAAACGAGCCACTGTTCTGGTCAACTGGATGTGTTCTTAGCTGATACCAATCACAAGTCCCTTTTATCACACGGTGATCAAGAAAAATGCTCAACATCATCTATCGAAAAGACTGCAATATCTCACAAAAATAACATCAACTTCAAGTCACCAACCAAAACATGTAAGGACTTGAGAGATGTCCAAGATGTGCTCTTTCCACCTCAGCTCCAAAAAGGGCCAAAGACATGcatgcaaatttcttcaggagtcaGTGAACCTTTAATAAACTTAGCAGAACATAAGGCACAGTCATCAGTATTTTCACTGGACCCAAAAGCCAACTCAACCAGATCAACACTACCATTAGATCCTCTTACAGCAGAGAAGTTAAAGCAAACAAACAGTGGGTGAGTTAACAATTTATGCAAGTTTGTAAGATGTCCATCTGGTTGTCAGCTCAGATTTCATAATGGTACTGCTTTACCAGATTGGAAATATGCTTCCTGATCCTTACACATGTGTGTTCTATTTGTTAAACAAACTTACTCATAAATGAATTAATTACAGACATAGGTATTGACAGCATTGATGAAGGATGGGTGTTAAATGTAGGTGCTAATAGATTGTATCCCCTCCCCTTCATCTTCCCTTCTACCAGGGTCTTGTTTGCATGGATTTGATCTCAGTCCAGTTGATCTGCACAGACTTGCCATTAACACCAAACAGTAACACCAACTCTTTTTCTGTATCACTTCTCTACTCTCCTTAGCATTCCCTTTACCTTTTGCTCTCAGCACCCTAATGCTGCGTTCCACTGTTcctctttcctcccttttccaGCAGCATAAAAATGATCACTTTTTCAGTCcccttctgttctgaagaagaaatgTATTGGACTCAAacctctgcttttctctccaagCATGTTGGGTTTCTCaacactttttttctgtttttcttcaatAACTGGCACTACTGGGTTTAGAAACAAAAATGAGCCAGTGCTTCATCACAACGTGAGTGAAAATACAAGTGAAAATTCTAATTTCTCAGAGGACCAAAGGAATTAggaacaataaatcattcaaaccCTCAAACCCATTCTGCCATTCCACAAGGTCATTAATGATTTGATTATAATCTCAACTTTACTTTCCTATGCGACCTTCCAAAACTTTGGACCCCCTTGTCTGTCAGAAATCTGTCCAACTCAGTTTAGAATAAGTTCATTGACCCAACATCCATTAACTCTCTGTGGAGGCTGAACATCAAAGTCAGGAATAGAGAACAGAGGTGGAAATGGAATCCATCAAATTAATGGTTGGAATGCAAGACAATGTTAGTCACAGAAACGTtctctcaggtgaggggaaaaggaaattgaaggagagtgagagagatttaTAGGACAACTGAGAAGTGAACATGAAAGTAGGAAGGCAGAAAGTTTCAGGGAGAGAGTTCTGAAGCACAGAATGGTGAATGAAGTGCAAAGTAAATCATAGAATTTACTATGGAAAGGAAATTTATGAATGCCAAATGATAGCCTTATTTGAAAAGCATGATCAACTCTAAATGAACCATGACTCTTACCTTAATCATTTGGATTTTGCAATAGTTAATTGCTCAAGATAACTGCTTCTGAATAAATACTTTCAAATATAACTACTTTGGTTTGGTGTTTACTTACAcatttcctgtgtctgtgtgggtttcctccgggtgttccagtttcctcctacagtccaaagatgtgtaggttaggtgaattggccatgggaaattacccataatgttcagggacgtgcagcctagatgcattagtcaggagtaaatgtagaataatagggtaggggaatgggtttggttactcttcggaaggtcggtgtggaattgttgggctaaatagcctgtttccactctgtcggTATTCTGTGACATTCAAGATAGAATTGCCTCATGAGTTTTTCTTAGAAAATGTTCATAATTGTACATTACTAGCTCAAGAAACATGCtgtaagagatttttaaaaactgcatttttAAGCTGCTGTCTAAATTCTCAACAACTTCTCAAAGTGTTCCTTGGCCAACTAATTCCTTTCAAATTATGGTCAATATCATCACATGAGGAGGTTTTGCACCCTATTTAGAATCCAGAAGACTCCACATCCACAAAACAGAACCTTCCCATGACCgttatcttttcattttcttttatgtttACTGATTTCTTCATCACAAATTATCAATAGGACAAAAGTTCAGTTTATTTAGTGCACAGAATGATGGAGGGGATTGGCTTTCTACAGCACGACTGTAACTTCACTCATTAAAAGGCAATTAaggcagaaatcactggaaatcTAGTGTCTGACGACATTCATTTGGGAAGGTTGTAAAATTACTAACTTTCGCTCATGAGAAACTGGCAAAATATTGAAACAATCTCCTCTCCACAAATTCGGCTCTGCTACATGCTCAACTCCTACCCACTCTGATACATGTCCATAGTTAGCAACTCAATGTAGTTACTAATATCATATCATTTTATGTAATGAGCTGTTTAATGTGAAGTTTCAGTATTAGGTTATCTCCTTGGAGTCACTTGCCTTTCTGTAGAAATTTGACCCTTCATATGAACTTTAGGAATGAAATATTTGATAGTTTTAACAGCAGTTAACTCTATAAAGGCACCTTGCGTGGGGTAGAGTGCATCTTAAATGCTTCTTAATCATCTTCTGTAGTAGCTGGTTTTTACTAATAAGTGAATTAGACTCACAACGAAAATCTTGATAAATAATATAAGGTGAAAGCCAAACTGAAGTTTTGACTAATCCCAACTTTACATTCTGTTTATATAACAGGAATTTTAACATTGTTTTTAACAGTTTACAGCCTTGCGTTGAGAGTTTTTCAACTCATCAAAATGCTTTTCTCCAATGGAACACAGAGACTAATGGAATGGCCAAAGAACGTCATAGAGACAGTCCAGAGTTCAGGCATCAATCCCCAGCTGAACCTTCTCCGAAAAGTAACAGCCTGTGTAAATCTAGGAGAATGTCCCACTATCTTCAGAAAGCCCAGGAGAAAGGTGACTCCGCAGTGCTGATAGACGATCTCTACAAGGTGATGCATGAATACCAAGATGTTGAAGAACAGCTTTGTTTTGTGGACAATGAAGACACACCTGGGCAGAAACAACTCAGGGGCCAGCTCACAAAGATTAGAAAGGAACTGCTGCATATCCGACAGGCACTAGAAGAGACTAACAAGCAGAGTGAAGGACCCCTGGACCTCTCTGTCAAAAAGTCCCTTGATGGCCTTGTAAAGCACAGTTCGAGCAATGATGCCTCAGAAGaagcagttgaaaaatgtgtcaaTCAGAAAACAAGTTTTGAGGAAGTAAGGCTAATGGGCAATAAGTGTAAAGAAAGCAAATTCACGGTTCAAGAAAGCTGTTTTGGAGACTCTGAAAACACCTCATTGGATTTGTGCATCAAAATACACAACTTTGAAAGACTGAAGACTTGTTCTGACGTCAACACAAGTACAATCAGTAAGGCAGACCCAACTGAACCAAACAATCCACAGCTGCTCAGGAGTGTTTCCACAGAGCGGACCTTTGTAAACAGAACAACAAAGTGTGAAGCAGACTCCAGTGTGCCTCTTAGGTCACTATCGAGCCATAGCCAGAACGAAGGCGAGAGATTGTGCACCCTCAACCCTTTAGTGGCTGAGACGTTAGGATTGGTAAAGCAGAGTAGGATTATTTGAATCCAGCAATGTGAGGAAGAAAGCACTGTGAAATTTGGTGCATATGTAGACATATGAGAGCAATTATTGAGCAGCACTGGAACAGATCCATGCAATATCTGAACTGAATTGCAAATATTGTTGAAATTGGAATTTTATCGAAAAGAACAAAATGGAATCCCCTTTGATAATCAAAGTCTTGAGCTCCTGTATACTGCATGACAGAAGATGCCCCATCAAATCCATACTCATCAATTATGAATATTCTATGTGTTAGTGTTCAGAGCTCTGTTATTGCTTACTATAGACAGGTGTACATGGTACAAATCATATCCAAGAAATTTTAACTCCAGTTTTTGTCCAAAATTATGCCCATTTAGATAAACCAATATAACAGAATAGACATTGCAATGTACCTGGTATGCTTACAGGGTCCAAAGTAGACACTACACTCACGGGTGTACCAATAAAAGTGATGTAAATGTGCGTGAGATATTATAGTGATGATGCAGGCACTTGATAGGAGTCCCCACAAGTTCCCTCAATTAGAATGGACTTCATTGAAATATTGGAATCAAACTCCTGCAAATTGGTGCCTACCTGCCCCATGAAATGGTACTTCCTTAATCTGTCCAGTACACCAGCGTGGAATCAGCCAGAAAGTAACCTGTAGAACCAATAATTAAAGGGCTCCACATTTTCATTAAGTGTTCAGTTGTTTTAAGCATTTTGGTTGCCTTTGAGACTGGCTGCTATAACAACTGTTTTGCTGTTTTGTAGAGGtaatgatgcagtggtagtgtccctggctttgagccaggaggctttGCTTCAAGCTCTCACTTGCTCCAGATGCGTCTCTGGAAACGTTGACCACAAAATATCTCGAGTTCAGTTGTCAAGATCTGCAACTGAGTTTTCCAGTTCAGAGCAGAGGAATGCTGTTGGACTTTGACCTTTGACACTCTCGAAGGAGGTATTGAAAAGGCAGCAAGGACTGCTACAAGGATCTATGCAGGTTGCAAGATGAAAGCAAAGAGCAGCCTGAAGGCTTCAGGAAGCGATGATCATGTGTGGACCTCATGCACAGGCAGTGTAAAAGGCAGTTGTGACCTGTGTCTGCATGCTACATGAAAAAATTGTAACCCATTACCTGAATATGCACTGTATTGTCCACGTAGCTACCAGTGTTTTATACACCTGAGTCCTTCACCTCACTGCACTTTTAATGGAATGCCTCGCTTGGACCTTGCTGAAAAGACACGTGAAGCTTTTCAACTTGCAGTCCAGAGCTGAAATGCAAGATAATCAGATTTAGAAAG
Above is a genomic segment from Chiloscyllium plagiosum isolate BGI_BamShark_2017 chromosome 21, ASM401019v2, whole genome shotgun sequence containing:
- the prr35 gene encoding uncharacterized protein prr35, whose product is MSTMSKDEVTCKISAVYKHKERRPKKPHYIPRPWGKPYNYKCFQCPFTCMEKSHLYNHMKYSLCKNSLSLLIDSDWPYKKSNVLNSDLRLLQNAAERIRTEKASEAFESSDPNSVPGDTSSKVSDGWNASNTSRELSPDVTILEGSDKQAHSLRDRGKPSFAIEAEATEQVQESRCSPDTDMQPPPRNKMAKLSKKAETDFIITDVFALKDSVTKNKIIPAAGLEAKLKQYRLPKNYVSNDGTLMEQWRLITSGQRRNAADVSPPSANTNVIPCYPPPSYRDYQEPQGINLSVLGVNYPMNQNLFSYLSPGITPNATTPAQVAHLPFLASSPQLVHPHSGHLQSTHLPERSPAPSRFFYPLLFEHTFSSLGNKVTTDKENQERTNSTSPSILPTQPRDIPNKTLLRKVPALRPQTSHCSGQLDVFLADTNHKSLLSHGDQEKCSTSSIEKTAISHKNNINFKSPTKTCKDLRDVQDVLFPPQLQKGPKTCMQISSGVSEPLINLAEHKAQSSVFSLDPKANSTRSTLPLDPLTAEKLKQTNSGLQPCVESFSTHQNAFLQWNTETNGMAKERHRDSPEFRHQSPAEPSPKSNSLCKSRRMSHYLQKAQEKGDSAVLIDDLYKVMHEYQDVEEQLCFVDNEDTPGQKQLRGQLTKIRKELLHIRQALEETNKQSEGPLDLSVKKSLDGLVKHSSSNDASEEAVEKCVNQKTSFEEVRLMGNKCKESKFTVQESCFGDSENTSLDLCIKIHNFERLKTCSDVNTSTISKADPTEPNNPQLLRSVSTERTFVNRTTKCEADSSVPLRSLSSHSQNEGERLCTLNPLVAETLGLVKQSRII